Proteins from a genomic interval of Chroococcidiopsis thermalis PCC 7203:
- a CDS encoding isochorismate lyase produces the protein MKVPEECLNIHEIRQEIDAIDRQVIELLGQRFTYVKAAAQFKKDADGVKAIDRFNAMLQQRRIWAEEAELNPDAIEKIYRDLVGYFIEEELKHWESK, from the coding sequence ATGAAAGTACCGGAAGAGTGTTTAAATATTCATGAGATTCGACAAGAAATTGATGCGATCGATCGCCAAGTTATAGAATTGCTGGGTCAGCGATTTACTTATGTGAAAGCAGCGGCTCAATTTAAAAAAGATGCTGATGGTGTAAAGGCTATAGATCGGTTTAATGCCATGTTACAACAGCGACGAATTTGGGCGGAAGAAGCCGAGCTAAATCCTGATGCAATTGAAAAGATCTATCGAGATTTAGTCGGCTATTTTATCGAAGAAGAATTGAAGCATTGGGAATCGAAGTAA
- a CDS encoding NAD+ synthase codes for MKIAIAQLNPTIGDLNGNAQQILAAAQQAEKQSVRLLLTPELSLCGYPPRDLLLDPSFVSQMGATLQRLAEELPSQMAVLVGCVQPNERSLAFGGKPLFNSIALLQKGKIQQIFHKRLLPTYDVFDEYRYFEPGLEANSLVLEGERQEARGKGNEKDNAPITNYQLPITNYRSQLDSPIKIGVTICEDLWNDEEFWGRRSYAINPIEELIQQGVDLVVNLSASPYSANKQQVREAMLQHGSMRHQIPVLYTNQVGANDDLIFDGCSVGFNRAGEMVCRARAFETDLLIVEYDEQAGDLQPSKIAPTPANLDEEIWQALVLGVRDYTRKCGFSKVVLGLSGGIDSSLVAAIATAALGKENVLGVLMPSPYSSEHSVHDALELGKNLGILTQTIPIGDLMQGYDKTLEPLFAGTPFGIAEENIQSRIRGNLLMAVANKFGYLLLSTGNKSEMAVGYCTLYGDMNGGLAAIADVPKTRVYSICRWLNERGEERGVRSEGVNTNFRLPTPDSRLPTIPENVINKPPSAELKPGQLDQDSLPDYDTLDDILQKLIQEHQSAAQIVAAGHDAAVVDRVVQLVVKAEFKRRQAPPGLKITDRAFGTGWRMPIANKWVSHSRMPSSEVVSQAAASPSVPPR; via the coding sequence ATGAAAATTGCGATCGCTCAACTTAATCCTACAATTGGCGACTTAAATGGAAATGCTCAGCAAATTTTAGCAGCAGCACAACAAGCTGAAAAACAGAGCGTGCGGTTGTTGCTGACACCAGAATTATCTTTATGCGGCTACCCACCACGGGACTTACTACTAGACCCCAGTTTTGTCTCTCAAATGGGAGCAACTTTGCAACGACTAGCTGAAGAATTACCATCTCAAATGGCAGTTTTGGTAGGTTGCGTTCAACCCAACGAGCGATCGCTTGCTTTTGGTGGTAAGCCATTATTTAACAGTATTGCTCTACTACAGAAAGGCAAAATTCAACAAATCTTTCACAAGCGCCTCCTACCCACCTACGACGTATTCGACGAATACCGTTATTTTGAACCTGGATTGGAGGCTAATTCTCTGGTTTTGGAAGGTGAGAGGCAAGAGGCAAGAGGTAAGGGGAATGAAAAAGACAATGCCCCAATTACCAATTACCAATTACCAATTACCAATTACCGATCGCAACTCGACTCCCCCATAAAAATTGGAGTCACCATCTGCGAAGACTTATGGAATGACGAAGAATTCTGGGGTAGGCGCAGCTATGCGATTAATCCAATTGAAGAGTTAATTCAACAGGGAGTCGATCTGGTTGTGAATTTATCTGCGTCTCCCTATAGCGCCAACAAGCAGCAGGTACGAGAAGCAATGTTGCAACATGGCTCTATGCGTCACCAAATTCCGGTATTGTATACCAACCAAGTTGGAGCGAATGACGACCTGATTTTTGATGGTTGTAGCGTTGGCTTTAATCGTGCGGGAGAAATGGTTTGCCGCGCGCGGGCGTTTGAGACAGATTTATTAATTGTAGAATACGACGAGCAAGCAGGAGATTTACAACCAAGTAAAATTGCTCCAACGCCTGCAAATCTAGATGAGGAAATTTGGCAGGCACTTGTTTTAGGCGTGCGAGACTACACGCGCAAGTGTGGCTTTTCTAAAGTCGTACTCGGTTTGAGCGGGGGAATTGATTCATCACTGGTAGCAGCGATCGCCACCGCAGCGCTAGGTAAAGAGAATGTCCTTGGCGTACTCATGCCTTCTCCCTACAGTTCGGAACACTCAGTCCATGATGCCTTGGAATTAGGCAAAAATTTGGGCATACTAACTCAGACTATCCCGATTGGAGATTTAATGCAAGGCTACGACAAAACTTTAGAACCGTTGTTTGCAGGTACGCCTTTTGGCATTGCTGAGGAAAACATTCAATCGCGGATTCGTGGCAATTTACTCATGGCGGTTGCCAACAAATTTGGCTATCTCCTGCTTTCTACTGGTAATAAGTCAGAAATGGCTGTGGGTTACTGTACCCTTTACGGCGACATGAATGGAGGACTAGCCGCGATCGCAGATGTTCCCAAAACCCGCGTCTATTCTATTTGTCGGTGGCTGAATGAGAGGGGCGAGGAGCGAGGAGTGAGGAGTGAGGGAGTAAATACCAATTTCCGACTCCCGACTCCCGACTCCCGACTCCCCACAATTCCCGAAAATGTCATTAACAAACCCCCCAGCGCAGAGTTGAAACCAGGTCAATTAGACCAAGATTCTCTACCTGACTACGATACTTTGGACGATATTTTACAAAAGTTGATTCAAGAGCATCAATCAGCGGCGCAAATTGTTGCTGCTGGACATGATGCGGCTGTAGTCGATCGCGTCGTGCAACTCGTCGTCAAAGCGGAATTTAAACGTCGTCAAGCGCCTCCTGGCTTAAAAATTACCGATCGCGCTTTTGGTACTGGCTGGCGAATGCCAATCGCGAATAAGTGGGTTTCCCATAGTAGAATGCCATCGTCTGAGGTGGTGTCTCAAGCTGCTGCGAGTCCTTCTGTTCCACCGCGATAA
- a CDS encoding peptidoglycan D,D-transpeptidase FtsI family protein, whose translation MWSVGCRVYVIRSLSSLIPTPYGRVSKLAPTDSRLVRSLLPHHALLKMSIFPSSDARRQRRTAKNRDRSQANRPQHRQRLKQPRTVEKPVSNQQQKSNRLPLLRLLLVWSVLMGTCVAMGIKLYRLQVIHAPKLFAQARKQQLTSMPGFVIRRPVVDCNQNVLAMDRLVYHLYARPGQFNVSKEKIADRLAPLLQSSPAQLVKRFNQPSNSIRLTSVVPEEMFQQIDSLTIDGKKVRGLELVPQFSRFYPQHTLAADIVGYVNTDREGKAGVEASHNQQLESLVKPISSLSRDGNNEIMSYSVPDNFAEVDDTRLELTVDLRLQRAAQAALSKQLKAVQAKRGSVIVMDARDGSILAMVDEPSYDPNEFYKFDFELFRNWAISDLYEPGSTFKPLNVAIALELKAIHPNEIFPDPDTIKIGGRIIKNADPEPYKELSVAGILQHSSNVGMVQIAQRISPATYYDWLKKLGIGQSLATDLAAVAPSQIKSKKQFVTYPIEPATASFGQGFALTPIKLVQLHAALANGGKLVTPHVVRGRFDANGHPQWQPTLPTPQQVFSPSVAKTVLEMMETVVTQGSGKSVRIPGYRIAGKTGTAQKASARGGYDSTAKITSFVSILPVDAPRYVILAVIDEPTKVPKGQLIRGSTTAVPVVKSVIDALISTERIPPNQPTQRIQNSDGIRN comes from the coding sequence GTGTGGAGTGTAGGGTGTAGAGTTTATGTTATTCGCTCCCTCAGCTCTCTTATCCCGACTCCCTACGGGCGGGTTTCCAAACTCGCCCCTACCGACTCCCGACTCGTGCGCTCCCTGCTCCCTCACCACGCATTACTGAAAATGTCTATCTTTCCCTCTTCTGATGCCCGTCGTCAGCGTCGTACTGCTAAAAACCGCGATCGCAGCCAAGCAAACCGCCCTCAGCATCGCCAACGGCTGAAGCAACCTCGGACGGTAGAAAAGCCAGTTTCAAATCAGCAACAAAAGAGCAACCGCTTGCCCTTATTGCGGCTGCTACTTGTATGGAGTGTTCTGATGGGAACTTGCGTAGCAATGGGAATAAAATTGTATCGGCTGCAAGTCATACACGCACCAAAATTGTTTGCACAAGCACGCAAACAGCAGTTGACAAGTATGCCTGGGTTTGTCATCCGTCGCCCAGTTGTAGATTGCAATCAAAATGTACTGGCGATGGATCGGTTGGTCTATCACTTATATGCTCGTCCCGGTCAATTTAATGTATCCAAAGAAAAAATTGCCGACCGGCTAGCACCCCTACTCCAGAGTTCTCCTGCTCAGCTTGTCAAGCGGTTCAATCAACCTAGTAATTCAATTCGCTTGACTTCAGTTGTCCCTGAAGAAATGTTCCAGCAGATCGATAGCTTGACGATTGATGGTAAGAAAGTTAGAGGTCTTGAGCTAGTTCCACAATTTTCGCGCTTCTATCCGCAACACACTCTAGCAGCAGACATAGTGGGGTATGTGAATACGGATCGTGAAGGCAAGGCAGGGGTAGAAGCGAGTCACAATCAGCAACTAGAAAGCTTGGTCAAACCAATTTCATCGTTGTCCAGGGACGGAAATAATGAAATTATGAGTTATTCCGTTCCCGATAACTTTGCCGAGGTTGACGATACACGCTTGGAATTGACTGTAGATCTGCGCTTGCAGCGTGCAGCTCAAGCAGCTCTCAGTAAGCAGTTAAAGGCAGTGCAGGCGAAGCGGGGTAGCGTTATTGTCATGGATGCGCGAGACGGCAGCATTTTGGCAATGGTGGACGAACCATCTTACGATCCAAATGAATTTTACAAATTTGATTTTGAGTTATTTCGGAATTGGGCAATCTCAGATTTATACGAACCAGGATCGACATTTAAGCCATTGAATGTGGCGATCGCGCTGGAGCTAAAAGCAATTCATCCTAATGAAATCTTTCCCGATCCAGACACGATAAAAATAGGCGGAAGGATCATTAAAAATGCCGATCCAGAACCTTACAAAGAGCTTTCTGTCGCTGGCATCTTACAACATTCTAGTAATGTTGGAATGGTACAGATTGCACAACGAATTTCTCCAGCTACCTACTATGATTGGTTGAAAAAATTAGGGATAGGGCAATCTCTCGCTACAGATTTAGCTGCTGTCGCTCCTAGTCAAATCAAAAGTAAAAAGCAGTTTGTAACTTACCCAATTGAGCCAGCTACCGCTTCATTCGGTCAAGGTTTTGCTCTCACGCCGATTAAGCTCGTCCAGTTGCACGCTGCTTTAGCCAATGGTGGTAAACTCGTCACTCCTCATGTCGTTAGAGGGCGCTTCGATGCCAATGGTCATCCTCAATGGCAACCGACCTTACCAACACCGCAGCAAGTGTTTTCTCCTTCAGTTGCGAAAACAGTACTAGAAATGATGGAGACTGTGGTTACACAAGGATCGGGGAAAAGTGTTCGGATTCCCGGTTATCGAATTGCGGGTAAAACGGGTACGGCTCAAAAAGCCAGTGCCAGAGGTGGCTACGATAGTACAGCCAAAATTACTAGTTTTGTGAGTATTTTACCCGTAGATGCTCCGCGCTACGTTATTTTAGCAGTCATAGACGAACCGACCAAAGTACCTAAAGGTCAACTAATTCGCGGTTCCACCACAGCCGTTCCCGTAGTGAAATCTGTCATAGATGCCTTAATCTCTACGGAACGAATTCCACCAAATCAACCCACTCAAAGAATTCAAAATTCGGACGGAATTCGGAATTAA
- the radC gene encoding RadC family protein encodes MTYCLRIADLPTTERPRERLITHGAQILATAELIAILLGTGQGAGKLSAVGLGQYILQELSKNQREPLAVLREVSIQELMQIDGIGPAKATTILAAVELGKRVFQSRPLDRQPIESPAVAAAVLSQDLMWQPQERFAVLLLDVKNRLIGTKVITIGTATETLASPREIFREVIRQGATRVIVAHNHPSGNVEPSSQDIELTRQLLAGAQLLGIPILDHLILGNGNHQSLRELTDLWQEYPQGD; translated from the coding sequence ATGACCTATTGTCTCAGAATTGCCGATTTACCAACTACAGAACGCCCCCGTGAGAGGCTAATAACTCATGGAGCGCAAATTTTAGCCACAGCCGAGTTAATTGCTATTTTGCTCGGTACGGGGCAAGGAGCAGGAAAACTTTCCGCGGTTGGATTAGGGCAATATATCTTACAAGAATTGAGTAAAAATCAACGCGAACCTTTAGCAGTGTTACGAGAAGTCAGCATTCAAGAACTGATGCAAATTGATGGTATTGGTCCTGCTAAAGCAACAACCATTTTGGCAGCAGTTGAGTTGGGTAAGCGGGTGTTTCAGTCTCGTCCTTTAGACCGTCAACCAATAGAAAGTCCCGCAGTAGCGGCGGCGGTGTTGAGTCAAGATTTAATGTGGCAACCGCAGGAGCGTTTTGCCGTCTTACTTTTAGATGTAAAAAATCGTCTGATTGGGACGAAGGTGATAACAATTGGTACGGCAACAGAAACTCTTGCTTCTCCCCGCGAAATTTTTCGCGAGGTAATTCGTCAAGGAGCAACGCGAGTCATTGTGGCTCACAATCACCCTTCAGGCAATGTCGAACCGAGTTCGCAAGATATTGAATTGACTCGCCAGTTATTAGCGGGAGCGCAATTATTAGGTATTCCCATACTCGATCATCTAATTTTAGGTAATGGCAACCATCAAAGCTTGCGAGAGCTAACCGATCTATGGCAGGAGTATCCACAAGGAGATTGA
- a CDS encoding siphovirus Gp157 family protein, which yields MTPSHSAEKNSSENNLPQSRSRSLFSIGEDLERLNEILDEAGDDTQQQELLNEWLQQLGTERDRKLDGYAALISEMQARAEARKAEAQRLMELARADERRSQLLKERLKWFFESQQLKTIETTRYRLSLSKNGGKAPLILKPDLSPQQLPERFTTTSIEPNTSAIRAALEAGESLDFASLGDRGTSIRIK from the coding sequence GTGACTCCATCTCATTCAGCCGAAAAAAATTCATCTGAAAATAACTTGCCCCAATCTAGATCGCGATCGCTCTTTAGTATTGGTGAAGATTTAGAGCGATTAAATGAAATCCTAGATGAAGCTGGAGACGACACCCAACAACAAGAACTCCTCAACGAATGGTTACAACAGCTAGGAACAGAACGCGATCGCAAGTTGGATGGATACGCGGCTTTGATCTCGGAAATGCAAGCGCGTGCTGAGGCGAGAAAAGCAGAAGCGCAACGTCTGATGGAGCTAGCTAGAGCGGACGAAAGGCGATCGCAACTCTTAAAAGAGCGATTGAAATGGTTTTTTGAGTCGCAGCAACTCAAGACGATTGAAACTACTCGTTATCGGCTGTCTTTATCCAAAAATGGCGGTAAAGCCCCCTTAATCCTTAAACCAGATCTCTCACCGCAGCAACTCCCCGAACGGTTCACAACCACTTCAATCGAACCAAACACAAGTGCCATTCGCGCTGCCTTAGAAGCAGGAGAGAGTTTAGATTTTGCTTCCCTGGGCGATCGCGGTACGAGTATAAGAATTAAGTGA
- a CDS encoding nicotinate phosphoribosyltransferase, with protein sequence MTSSRWNVAENTILQEREDRALTLTEVDYSLLTDLYQLTMAACYVGEGLEQSQASFELTVRRLPQGFGYLIAMGLAQALEYLEKLRFSPEQIAALQATGLFQHAPKQFWSLLAEAEFTGDVWAVPEGTAIFPHEPLLRVEAPLWQAQLVETYLLNTINYQTLVATRAARMRDVAGAEATLLEFGTRRAFSPQASLWAARAALAAGLDATSNVLAAVRLGQKPSGTMAHSLVMALAATAGSEAEAFTAFHRYFPGAPLLIDTYDTIAAAQSLAESIQSGKMQLAGVRIDSGDLLTLSQQVRSLLPGVPIFASGDVDEWEIARLKASGACIDGYGLGTRLVTGAPVNGVYKLVEIDGIPVMKESSGKMTYPGRKQIFRHVETLHGTSLHGTSVQCDRLGLITENPRSGEQPLLQMVMQGGKIIQPPEAIAQIRQRTAATVESLPTQCRQLDNPTTVEVQISAALQELTETTKHQPRRIVASEGR encoded by the coding sequence ATGACGAGTTCACGCTGGAACGTTGCGGAAAACACCATACTCCAAGAACGAGAAGATCGAGCCTTGACGCTGACAGAGGTTGATTACAGCCTGCTGACCGATCTTTATCAGCTAACAATGGCAGCTTGCTATGTTGGTGAAGGGTTGGAACAATCTCAGGCAAGTTTTGAATTGACAGTGCGTCGCTTACCCCAAGGATTTGGTTACTTAATCGCGATGGGTTTGGCGCAAGCATTGGAATATCTGGAAAAACTGAGGTTTAGCCCCGAACAGATTGCAGCTTTGCAGGCTACGGGACTGTTTCAGCACGCACCCAAACAATTTTGGTCGTTGCTGGCTGAGGCTGAGTTTACGGGTGATGTATGGGCTGTACCAGAGGGAACGGCAATATTTCCTCACGAACCGTTGTTACGAGTCGAAGCCCCTTTGTGGCAAGCGCAGTTAGTAGAAACATACCTCCTCAATACTATTAATTACCAAACCTTGGTAGCTACACGCGCTGCTCGAATGCGGGATGTTGCGGGTGCGGAGGCAACGCTATTAGAATTTGGGACGCGCCGGGCATTTAGTCCTCAAGCCTCTCTGTGGGCAGCCCGCGCAGCTTTAGCAGCAGGACTAGATGCTACATCGAACGTACTAGCAGCGGTACGACTGGGGCAAAAACCCAGCGGGACGATGGCACATTCGTTAGTGATGGCACTTGCAGCTACAGCAGGTAGCGAAGCTGAGGCATTTACAGCTTTCCATCGCTATTTTCCGGGCGCACCGCTATTGATTGATACTTACGATACGATCGCCGCCGCTCAATCCTTAGCAGAATCAATTCAGTCAGGCAAAATGCAACTGGCTGGGGTGAGAATCGATTCGGGGGATTTGCTAACTCTATCGCAACAGGTGCGATCGCTCCTCCCTGGTGTACCAATCTTCGCCAGTGGTGACGTAGACGAGTGGGAGATTGCCAGACTGAAAGCAAGTGGTGCTTGCATTGACGGTTATGGATTGGGAACGCGATTGGTTACGGGTGCGCCTGTGAATGGTGTCTACAAGCTGGTGGAAATTGACGGCATTCCAGTCATGAAAGAATCAAGCGGCAAAATGACTTATCCTGGACGCAAGCAGATTTTTCGCCATGTAGAGACGTTACATGGAACGTCTCTACATGGAACGTCTGTACAATGCGATCGCCTGGGATTAATAACGGAAAATCCGCGATCGGGCGAACAACCTTTACTGCAAATGGTGATGCAGGGAGGGAAAATCATACAGCCACCAGAAGCGATCGCTCAGATTCGCCAACGAACGGCGGCGACAGTCGAAAGCCTACCTACCCAGTGCAGGCAACTCGATAATCCTACAACAGTAGAGGTGCAAATTTCTGCTGCTTTACAGGAGTTGACAGAGACAACAAAACACCAACCGCGCAGGATTGTAGCTAGCGAAGGAAGATAA
- a CDS encoding phosphoribulokinase: protein MSNRPIVLGIVGDSAAGKTTLTKGIAQVLGEENVTVICTDDYHRYDRVQRKELGITALHPDCNYLDIMQQHLSLLRTGQPILKPVYSHNTGTFEPPQYIKPDKFVIVEGLLGYSTRGARDSYDVKVYLAPPESLRATWKVKRDTMKRGYTPEQVMGELQKREPDSEAFIRPQRQWSDIVVSFYPPREDAEESNSQQNLNVRLVLRPTIPHPGFTEIIQSNRANYTSPIRLELDRDMGKPVDVLEIDGHATKEDVIHLERMLCSEIPSLIPFCSTDSNPDLGKLVGTTGEILQSYPLALTQLLISYHMLKAARIV, encoded by the coding sequence ATGAGCAATCGTCCAATCGTGCTAGGTATTGTTGGTGATAGTGCCGCTGGCAAAACAACTTTAACTAAAGGAATTGCTCAGGTACTAGGTGAAGAAAATGTCACGGTAATTTGTACCGATGATTACCATCGCTACGATCGCGTCCAACGTAAAGAGCTAGGAATTACGGCATTACATCCCGACTGCAACTATCTGGATATTATGCAACAACATCTGTCTCTCTTGCGAACGGGACAGCCAATTCTCAAACCAGTCTACAGTCACAACACAGGTACGTTTGAGCCACCACAGTATATTAAGCCGGATAAATTTGTGATCGTCGAAGGCTTGCTCGGTTATTCTACCCGGGGTGCGAGAGATAGCTATGATGTCAAAGTTTACCTTGCGCCACCCGAATCGCTGCGGGCAACTTGGAAAGTTAAGCGCGACACCATGAAGCGCGGTTATACTCCAGAACAAGTCATGGGAGAATTACAAAAGCGCGAACCCGATTCTGAAGCTTTTATCCGTCCCCAGCGCCAGTGGTCTGATATTGTAGTCAGTTTTTATCCACCGCGCGAAGATGCAGAAGAGAGCAACAGTCAACAGAATTTGAACGTCAGACTAGTTCTGCGTCCGACCATTCCCCATCCAGGTTTTACCGAAATCATTCAGTCTAATCGAGCTAACTATACCTCACCAATTCGCCTAGAACTCGATCGCGATATGGGTAAGCCAGTCGATGTCCTCGAAATTGACGGTCATGCCACCAAGGAAGACGTAATTCACTTAGAACGAATGTTGTGTAGCGAAATTCCTTCCTTAATCCCATTTTGCAGTACGGATAGCAATCCCGATCTGGGTAAGTTAGTGGGAACAACCGGAGAAATACTGCAAAGTTATCCACTCGCCTTAACTCAACTTCTAATTTCCTATCACATGCTCAAAGCCGCTCGGATTGTTTAG
- a CDS encoding nicotinate-nucleotide adenylyltransferase, translating into MRIALFGTSADPPTAGHQAILCWLAERYDRVAVWAADNPFKSQQTPLQHRAQMLQLLIAEIDPQRQNIGFYQELSSHRTLETVEKAQQWGQVELTLVIGADLIEQLPRWYRIKDLLQQVQLLVIPRPGYGIEESDLARLRELGAKIAIADLTGLDVSSTAYRDRCDPEAVTPKVKAYIHQQHLYKCQDAPKEKLSIR; encoded by the coding sequence ATGAGGATTGCTTTATTTGGTACGAGTGCCGATCCACCGACAGCAGGACATCAAGCAATTTTGTGTTGGCTGGCAGAACGTTACGATCGCGTAGCGGTTTGGGCAGCAGATAACCCGTTTAAGTCGCAGCAAACACCGTTACAACATCGCGCTCAAATGTTGCAACTGTTAATTGCCGAGATCGATCCTCAACGGCAGAATATTGGGTTTTATCAGGAGTTGAGCAGCCATCGAACGCTGGAAACAGTGGAAAAGGCGCAACAATGGGGACAGGTAGAACTAACATTAGTTATTGGTGCGGATTTAATCGAACAATTACCACGCTGGTATCGAATTAAAGATTTATTACAGCAGGTACAATTACTAGTCATACCGCGCCCAGGATATGGGATAGAGGAATCGGATTTGGCACGCTTACGCGAGTTAGGGGCAAAGATTGCGATCGCCGATTTGACTGGTTTAGATGTCTCTTCTACAGCGTATCGCGATCGCTGCGATCCAGAAGCCGTTACCCCAAAAGTCAAGGCATACATTCACCAACAGCATTTGTACAAATGCCAGGACGCACCCAAAGAAAAGTTATCGATCCGATAA
- a CDS encoding alpha-hydroxy acid oxidase, with protein sequence MIPSTPINLFEYETLAQNRLSQMAWDYYASGAWDEVTLNDNRAAFNRYRLHPRMLVDVSQRDLSTTILGQSLSAPVLIAPMAFQCLADPAGEVATAKATAHSGIGMVLSTLSTKSMSEVAIANPQTWFQLYIHRDRNLTRALVEYAYKCGAKALCVTVDAPFLGRRERDTRNQFVLPQGMELANLCNLQAKDLDIPHRQGESGLFAYFAEQLDPGVTWTDLAWLRSLVPLPLVVKGILRPDDAIRAVEVGAEAIIISNHGGRQLDGAIATIDVVSQIVAAVGDRTEVLMDGGIRRGTDILKALALGAKAVLIGRPVLWGLAVAGETGVQHVIEILRDELSLAMALSGCAKLQDIDSSLVSRKS encoded by the coding sequence ATGATTCCATCCACCCCAATCAATCTATTTGAATACGAAACGCTGGCACAAAATCGCTTATCTCAAATGGCTTGGGATTACTACGCTAGCGGCGCTTGGGATGAGGTGACGTTAAATGATAATCGTGCTGCTTTCAATCGCTACCGATTGCATCCACGCATGTTGGTGGATGTGAGTCAACGAGATTTGAGTACGACAATTTTAGGGCAATCTTTGAGTGCGCCAGTCCTGATTGCACCAATGGCTTTTCAGTGTCTCGCCGATCCCGCAGGAGAAGTTGCTACAGCAAAGGCGACAGCTCATTCAGGTATTGGGATGGTGTTGAGTACGCTGTCTACTAAGAGTATGTCAGAAGTCGCGATCGCCAATCCTCAGACTTGGTTTCAGTTATATATTCATCGCGATCGCAATTTAACTCGTGCGTTGGTGGAGTACGCCTATAAGTGTGGTGCAAAGGCGCTTTGCGTCACCGTAGATGCGCCATTTCTAGGGAGACGAGAGAGGGATACGCGCAATCAATTCGTCCTCCCTCAAGGCATGGAATTAGCCAATTTATGTAATTTACAAGCCAAAGACTTAGATATCCCCCACCGTCAAGGCGAGTCGGGTTTGTTTGCCTATTTTGCCGAACAACTCGATCCTGGCGTAACTTGGACAGATTTAGCATGGTTGCGATCGCTCGTACCGTTACCACTTGTTGTCAAAGGAATTTTACGTCCAGATGATGCAATACGTGCCGTAGAAGTTGGCGCTGAGGCAATTATTATCTCAAATCATGGTGGCAGACAACTCGATGGAGCGATCGCAACTATTGACGTTGTATCTCAAATTGTCGCTGCTGTAGGCGATCGTACTGAAGTCTTAATGGATGGTGGGATTAGACGTGGTACTGACATTTTAAAGGCGCTAGCATTGGGAGCAAAAGCTGTTCTAATCGGTCGTCCCGTATTGTGGGGTTTAGCCGTAGCAGGTGAGACAGGAGTACAGCACGTCATTGAAATTTTACGCGACGAACTCAGTTTAGCAATGGCATTAAGCGGCTGCGCCAAATTGCAAGATATAGACTCCTCACTGGTAAGTCGTAAGTCGTAA
- a CDS encoding NUDIX hydrolase has translation MPGRTQRKVIDPISSQPLADFKVGVDSVIFSVDTSQNRLLVLLVMRHQEPFVNYWGLPGTLVRQGESLENAAYRILAEKIRAKNLYLEQLYTFGGPHRDPREEANSFGIRYLSVSYFALVRFEDAELIADGVSGIAWYPVKEVPQLAFDHNEILAYGHRRLRNKLEYSPVAFEVLPEMFTLSDLYQLYTTVLGENFSDYSNFRAKLLKLGFLCDTGIKVSRGAGRPASLYRFDATAFAPFKDKPLVFI, from the coding sequence ATGCCAGGACGCACCCAAAGAAAAGTTATCGATCCGATAAGTTCGCAACCTTTAGCTGATTTTAAAGTTGGAGTTGATAGCGTTATTTTCTCCGTTGATACTTCTCAAAATCGGCTTTTAGTACTATTAGTTATGCGCCATCAGGAACCTTTTGTAAATTACTGGGGTTTACCTGGTACATTGGTGCGTCAAGGAGAGTCATTAGAAAATGCTGCTTATCGAATTTTGGCAGAAAAAATTAGAGCCAAAAATCTCTATTTAGAACAGTTATATACGTTTGGTGGACCTCACCGCGATCCGCGCGAGGAAGCTAATAGTTTTGGAATTCGATATCTTTCCGTGAGTTATTTTGCCTTAGTCAGATTTGAGGATGCAGAACTCATTGCCGATGGAGTGAGTGGGATTGCTTGGTATCCCGTTAAGGAAGTGCCACAATTAGCTTTCGATCACAATGAGATTTTGGCATACGGACATCGGCGTTTGCGAAATAAGTTGGAATATAGTCCAGTCGCATTTGAAGTGTTGCCGGAAATGTTTACTTTAAGCGATTTATATCAGCTTTATACCACAGTTTTAGGCGAGAACTTTTCTGATTATTCTAATTTTCGAGCCAAGTTATTAAAATTAGGTTTTTTATGCGACACGGGAATTAAAGTGTCGCGAGGCGCAGGTCGTCCGGCTAGTTTATACAGATTTGACGCGACAGCATTTGCGCCTTTTAAAGATAAACCTTTGGTGTTTATTTAA